From the Nerophis ophidion isolate RoL-2023_Sa linkage group LG18, RoL_Noph_v1.0, whole genome shotgun sequence genome, one window contains:
- the srprb gene encoding signal recognition particle receptor subunit beta, whose product MEADINNMEEPAYKTLETYMESLGRQLEEQDAVFVIGLLVALAVVVVTCVFLRYFLTSKTVHSAVLLVGLCDAGKTLLFSRLLSGKFKQTQTSITDSSAQYKAKNDRGATWTLIDLPGHDSLRPQYLEKFKSAARAIVFVVDSAIFQKEVRDVAEFLYVLLTDSVICRNTPTLLVACNKQDITMAKSAKLIQQQLEKELNTLRVTRSAALSSQDGSAGGSLYLGKKGKDFQFSQLPMKVEFLECSGRGSKGDEGEADIQSLESCLAQL is encoded by the exons ATGGAGGCAGACATCAACAACATGGAAGAGCCGGCTTACAAAACACTGGAGACTTACATGGAGTCCTTAGGGCGGCAGTTAGAAGAACAAGACGCGGTGTTTGTCATCGGACTTCTGGTGGCTTTGGCGGTTGTGGTGGTCACGTGTG TCTTTCTCAGGTACTTTCTCACAAGCAAAACTGTCCATAGTGCGGTGTTGCTGGTCGGGTTGTGTGACGCTGGAAAAACGCTGCTTTTCAGCCGG CTTCTGTCTGGAAAGTTTAAACAGACACAGACCTCCATTACTGACAGTAGTGCTCAATATAAAGCGAAAAATGACAGG GGAGCTACTTGGACTCTGATAGACCTGCCAGGTCATGATAGTCTGCGCCCACAGTATTTAGAGAAGTTCAAGTCAGCTGCCAG AGCCATCGTCTTCGTGGTGGACAGTGCCATCTTCCAGAAGGAAGTGAGGGACGTGGCAGAGTTCCTGTATGTCCTGCTGACAGACAGCGTGATCTGTAGGAATACCCCGACTCTCTTGGTGGCGTGCAACAAACAAG ACATCACCATGGCTAAATCTGCCAAGCTGATTCAGCAACAGCTGGAAAAGGAACT GAACACACTGCGAGTGACTCGCTCTGCAGCTCTCAGCTCCCAGGACGGCTCTGCGGGTGGAAGCCTTTATCTGGGGAAGAAAGGCAAGGACTTTCAGTTCAGCCAGCTGCCAATGAAGGTGGAATTCTTGGAGTGCAGTGGTCGTGGTAGCAAAGGTGACGAGGGAGAGGCTGACATCCAGAGCTTGGAGAGCTGCCTGGCTCAACTGTAA